A genomic window from Camelus ferus isolate YT-003-E chromosome X, BCGSAC_Cfer_1.0, whole genome shotgun sequence includes:
- the CDKL5 gene encoding cyclin-dependent kinase-like 5, translating into MKIPNIGNVMNKFEILGVVGEGAYGVVLKCRHKETHEIVAIKKFKDSEEMKQWKAVSAWMSLYNFEPGEQLPPEMTVARSSVKESSREGTSSFHARQKSEGGAYHDPHSDDGTVPKENRHLYNDPVPRRVGSFYRVPSPRPDNSFHENNVSTRVSSLPSESSSGTNHSKRQPAFDPWKSPENISHSEQLKEKEKQGFFRSMKKKKKKSQTVPNSDGPDLLTLQKAIHSASTPSSRPKEWRPEKISDLQTQSQPLKSLRKLLHLSSASNHPASSDPRFQPLTTQQAKNSFSEIRIHPLSQASGGSSNIRQEPTPKGRPALQLPGQMDSGWHVSSVTRSATEGPSYSEQLGAKSGPNGHPYNRTNRSRMPNLNDLKETAL; encoded by the exons GAAACACATGAAATTGTGGCAATCAAGAAATTCAAGGACAGTGaag aaatgaaacagtgGAAAGCAGTCAGTGCCTGGATGTCTTTGTATAATTTTGAG CCTGGAGAGCAGCTCCCTCCAGAGATGACTGTAGCACGATCTTCCGTTAAAGAGTCCTCCAGAGAAGGCACCTCTTCGTTCCATGCACGGCAGAAGTCTGAG GGTGGAGCATATCATGACCCCCACTCTGATGATGGCACTGTccccaaagaaaacagacatctgTACAATGATCCTGTTCCGAGGAGAGTTGGCAGCTTCTACCGAG tgcCATCTCCACGTCCAGATAATTCTTTCCATGAAAATAATGTGTCAACTAGAGTTTCTTCCCTACCATCAGAAAGCAGTTCTGGAACTAACCATTCAAAAAGACAGCCAGCATTCGACCCATG GAAAAGTCCTGAAAACATTAGTCATTCTGAACAactcaaggaaaaggaaaaacaagggtTTTTCAggtcaatgaaaaagaaaaagaagaaatctcaaaca GTGCCCAATTCTGACGGCCCTGATCTTCTGACATTACAGAAAGCCATTCACTCTGCTAGCACCCCGAGCAGCAGACCAAAGGAGTGGCGCCCTGAGAAGATCTCTGATCTACAGACCCAA AGCCAGCCATTAAAATCACTGCGCAAGCTGTTACATCTCTCTTCAGCCTCAAATCACCCGGCTTCCTCAGACCCCCGCTTCCAGCCCTTAACAACTCAACAAGCCAAAAATTCCTTCTCAGAAATTCGGATTCACCCCCTGAGCCAGGCCTCTGGCGGGAGCAGTAACATCCGGCAGGAGCCAACACCAAAGGGCAGGCCAGCCCTCCAGCTGCCAGGTCAGATGGACTCTGGCTGGCACGTATCCTCTGTGACCCGGAGTGCCACAGAGGGGCCTTCCTACTCTGAACAGCTGGGTGCCAAGAGTGGGCCAAACGGGCACCCTTATAACAGAACAAATCGGTCCCGAATGCCAAATCTGAATGATTTAAAAGAGACAGCCTTGTAA